One genomic window of Sphingobacterium oryzagri includes the following:
- a CDS encoding aminopeptidase P family protein codes for MFSAQTYQQRRSKLLENVESGLLLFLGNIENPINFEHNTYAFRQDSTFLYYFGIKEPNLAAIIDVDNQRTIVFGNELNIDQIVWMGRQETLREKCDKAGVVDCQPFSALGDYLDKAALSGQRVHYLPPYQSFNKILLSDLLHTPIAKLTASVPFIKAVVAQRAIKEEQEIVQIEEALRISVDMHLLAMKISKPGMKEMEVANAIRHLAADQAAPLAYPPIVTIRGEILHNSYQFNTLKEGDMLLNDSGAETSMGYAGDLTRTFPVGRRFSNKQREIYDVVLKSFTDARALLRPGISFKEVHIQACESLVAGLVDLGLMKGDPKEAVRQHAHTLFFQCGLGHMMGLDVHDMEDLGEQYVGYTDDEPKDTQTFGLKSLRLGRKLETGFVVTVEPGVYIIPELIDRWQAENKLADFINYDQVNAYRDFGGIRIEDNFLITESDYRLLGPELAKTADDIEKLRLAYVL; via the coding sequence ATGTTTTCAGCACAAACATATCAACAGCGCCGAAGCAAACTACTTGAAAATGTAGAAAGTGGCCTACTTTTATTTCTTGGCAACATCGAAAACCCCATAAATTTTGAGCATAATACCTATGCATTTAGGCAAGACAGTACGTTTTTATATTATTTCGGAATAAAAGAACCTAATCTCGCCGCGATAATCGATGTGGACAACCAGCGGACCATCGTTTTTGGAAATGAGCTCAACATTGACCAAATCGTGTGGATGGGAAGGCAAGAAACCTTGCGGGAGAAATGTGACAAGGCAGGTGTTGTCGACTGCCAGCCATTTTCGGCGCTGGGCGACTATCTGGATAAAGCAGCACTTTCGGGGCAGCGCGTGCATTACCTGCCGCCTTATCAATCGTTTAACAAGATATTGCTTAGCGATTTGTTGCATACCCCTATCGCAAAACTTACTGCATCTGTGCCATTTATTAAAGCGGTCGTTGCGCAACGTGCTATCAAAGAAGAACAAGAAATTGTGCAGATTGAAGAGGCGCTTCGCATTTCGGTGGATATGCATTTGCTGGCTATGAAGATCAGCAAACCCGGCATGAAGGAAATGGAAGTTGCAAATGCGATCAGACATCTTGCGGCAGATCAAGCTGCTCCATTAGCTTACCCGCCGATTGTGACCATACGTGGTGAAATATTGCACAATTCCTATCAGTTCAACACGTTGAAAGAAGGTGATATGCTGTTGAATGATTCTGGCGCCGAAACCAGCATGGGATATGCTGGCGATCTTACCCGTACATTTCCGGTTGGCCGACGGTTTAGCAACAAACAGCGGGAAATTTACGATGTGGTGTTGAAATCCTTTACAGACGCCCGAGCTTTACTGCGCCCCGGCATATCTTTTAAAGAAGTGCATATACAGGCTTGCGAATCGTTGGTTGCGGGACTCGTCGATCTAGGTTTAATGAAAGGCGACCCAAAAGAAGCGGTGCGCCAACATGCGCATACGTTGTTTTTCCAATGCGGACTGGGTCACATGATGGGGCTGGATGTGCACGATATGGAGGATCTAGGCGAGCAATATGTGGGCTATACAGACGATGAACCAAAAGATACGCAAACTTTTGGCCTTAAATCATTACGTCTAGGACGAAAATTGGAAACCGGCTTTGTGGTGACGGTCGAACCCGGCGTGTATATCATTCCGGAGCTTATTGATCGCTGGCAAGCGGAAAATAAACTGGCAGATTTTATCAATTATGATCAAGTAAACGCTTACCGTGATTTTGGCGGTATTCGCATTGAAGACAATTTCCTGATCACCGAAAGCGACTACCGCTTATTGGGGCCAGAATTGGCCAAAACAGCAGATGACATCGAAAAATTAAGATTAGCTTATGTTTTATAA
- the trxA gene encoding thioredoxin, producing MALEITDSNFEELVLKSDKPVLIDFWAEWCGPCRMVGPVVDEIASEYDGQAVIGKVNVDHNPEISVKYGIRNIPALLFFKNGEIVDKQIGAVPKSVLVEKLSKQL from the coding sequence ATGGCATTAGAAATAACCGATAGCAACTTTGAAGAATTAGTGCTTAAATCTGATAAACCCGTATTGATTGATTTTTGGGCAGAGTGGTGTGGTCCTTGTCGCATGGTTGGTCCAGTGGTAGACGAAATCGCTTCTGAATATGACGGTCAGGCGGTAATCGGCAAAGTAAATGTAGATCATAATCCAGAAATTTCTGTGAAATATGGTATTCGCAATATCCCGGCTTTATTGTTTTTCAAAAATGGCGAGATTGTTGACAAACAGATTGGTGCTGTGCCTAAATCTGTTTTGGTCGAAAAATTGAGCAAACAACTTTAG
- a CDS encoding phosphatidylinositol-specific phospholipase C — MKNPYVKRGLFAGIALLLLSCQKQEMLMSTDSTTMLTENQQAAIPMQGTYTAANVADWMGFLPNNTLLSTLTIPGTHDSGARIEPVSGTAKTQNLTIAQQLDAGVRFLDIRCRHYQDAFTIHHGAIYQNLNFDDVINACKNFLQAHPNETIIMSVKPEHTAEGNTRTFQEQFNLYVQQDAALWHLNSGIPTLGDTRGKIVLLRRFGANADWGLNASHSWGDKATFTINNGSYSLRVQDEYQVSNNSNKWNAITNLWNEAISGNNQTMYVNFTSGYQQILWVIPDIPAVSNGINPQVNTFFSNSTGGRYGSVVMDFITTGIASNIVQANF; from the coding sequence ATGAAAAACCCTTATGTAAAACGCGGCCTTTTCGCAGGCATCGCTCTTTTGCTACTGTCCTGCCAAAAGCAGGAGATGCTTATGTCAACCGATTCAACGACGATGCTTACCGAAAACCAACAAGCTGCGATCCCGATGCAAGGAACGTATACCGCAGCTAACGTAGCTGACTGGATGGGCTTTTTGCCAAACAATACCTTGCTCAGCACATTGACCATTCCGGGAACCCACGATAGTGGAGCACGAATTGAACCGGTATCAGGCACAGCAAAAACGCAGAATTTGACTATCGCTCAACAGTTGGACGCAGGCGTGCGCTTCCTTGACATCCGCTGCAGACATTATCAAGATGCTTTCACCATCCATCACGGAGCTATTTACCAGAATCTAAACTTCGATGATGTAATCAACGCTTGTAAAAATTTTTTACAAGCACACCCTAACGAAACGATTATCATGAGTGTGAAGCCAGAGCATACCGCAGAAGGTAACACCCGTACTTTTCAGGAACAATTTAATCTTTACGTTCAGCAAGATGCTGCGCTTTGGCACCTCAATTCCGGTATTCCGACGCTAGGCGACACACGTGGTAAAATTGTGCTTTTACGTCGTTTTGGTGCCAATGCCGATTGGGGACTCAATGCCAGTCATAGCTGGGGAGACAAAGCTACCTTCACCATTAATAATGGCAGCTATTCGCTCCGCGTACAAGATGAATATCAAGTGAGTAACAACAGCAATAAATGGAATGCCATTACTAACTTATGGAATGAAGCTATTTCGGGTAATAATCAAACGATGTATGTCAATTTTACCAGCGGTTATCAACAGATCCTTTGGGTAATTCCGGATATACCAGCCGTGTCTAATGGCATCAATCCGCAAGTAAATACGTTTTTCAGCAACAGCACTGGCGGACGATACGGCTCTGTGGTGATGGATTTTATCACAACAGGAATTGCTTCAAATATTGTTCAAGCAAATTTTTAA
- a CDS encoding DinB family protein, producing MQKEQREVWMRGALPNIPPLLQPVAHALLQVAEDIALLLEEVDETKLWERPNQVASPAFHIQHIGGVIDRMFTYARQEALSEAQFAYLQQEGKYAAEITKASLLRDVQAQIRRAVDELSSVREETLTEKRYLGRQQLPTTLIGLLFHAAEHSQRHVGQLLVTIRCL from the coding sequence ATGCAAAAAGAACAACGCGAAGTTTGGATGCGAGGAGCGCTACCGAACATACCACCTTTATTGCAGCCTGTTGCGCATGCTTTGTTACAAGTTGCAGAAGATATCGCGCTACTGCTTGAAGAAGTGGACGAAACGAAACTTTGGGAACGGCCCAATCAAGTCGCCTCACCGGCTTTTCACATTCAACACATTGGTGGTGTTATCGACCGGATGTTCACCTATGCGCGGCAGGAAGCACTGAGCGAAGCACAATTTGCATACTTGCAGCAAGAGGGGAAATACGCGGCGGAGATCACCAAAGCTTCGCTGTTGCGTGATGTGCAAGCGCAGATACGACGTGCCGTCGATGAGCTATCGAGCGTGCGCGAAGAAACCTTGACGGAAAAACGCTATTTGGGTCGTCAACAATTGCCGACAACGCTGATCGGTCTGCTTTTTCATGCAGCCGAACATAGCCAACGGCATGTTGGCCAACTTTTGGTTACCATTCGATGCTTATAA
- a CDS encoding DPP IV N-terminal domain-containing protein: protein MFYKNTFIKKMALAVLLVAGANFASAQLQWTSDGTGFYSFSEDGIEIINPVQPEKNVNFLTAKELIPAGTSTALRVQSFQVAPGGRALLLFANTQRVWRERTRGDYWLFDQQTKTLTQLGKGLPTASLMFAKFSPDGTRVAYVSKHNIYVEELKSHVIKQITTDGTDRIINGTFDWAYEEEFGTQDGFRWSPDGTKIAFWKQDARQTRNFLMINNTDSTYAFTIPVEYPKVGFPPSPTRIWVHDLTKDRAIQVEDLLTTNDGYIPRMEWLTDGKGLIFQTLNRKQNESNIITSDLISGKSNIIHSERDEAWIDIKSRWNDGDPAGWDWLNDGKTFIWVSEKGGWRQIYTIDLTGKERLITKEPFDVIQIDFFDSKTQTIYYSASPTNATQKYLYKVSLKGGKSSRVTPGNISGTNTYTISPNGKIALFNHSSTTSWAANAVVSLPDHKELVPAPQKANASAQDNKTEFFQVTTADGVTLDGWMVKPKNFDPAKKYPVVFYVYGEPASQTVTDAFGTGKNRLYMGDMAADGYVYISLENRGAPAPKGRTWRKSIYRNIGILNIRDQAMGAKEVFKWGFIDTARVAVWGWSGGGASTLNLLGQYPEIYKTGISIAPVTNQLLYDNIYQERYMGLPQENEADFLKGSAISYAKNVKGNLLLVHGTGDDNVHYQNAEVYINELIKYNIPFQMMSYPNRSHSISEGEGTSKHLSLIYTRFLRENCPPGAQ, encoded by the coding sequence ATGTTTTATAAAAATACCTTCATAAAAAAAATGGCATTGGCGGTTTTACTGGTTGCTGGTGCCAACTTTGCTTCCGCTCAATTGCAATGGACCAGCGATGGTACAGGCTTTTATTCCTTCTCGGAAGATGGGATTGAAATTATCAATCCGGTGCAGCCGGAAAAGAATGTTAACTTTTTAACGGCCAAAGAACTGATTCCTGCCGGCACATCTACAGCTTTACGCGTGCAAAGTTTTCAGGTAGCGCCAGGTGGCCGCGCCTTGCTATTGTTTGCCAACACCCAGCGGGTATGGCGAGAGCGCACGCGCGGTGATTATTGGCTGTTTGACCAACAGACGAAAACCTTAACGCAACTTGGCAAAGGGCTTCCGACAGCTTCGTTAATGTTTGCTAAATTCTCGCCAGACGGCACACGCGTGGCTTATGTTTCTAAACATAATATTTATGTAGAAGAACTAAAATCACACGTTATTAAACAAATAACAACGGATGGAACGGATAGGATCATCAATGGGACTTTCGATTGGGCGTATGAAGAAGAATTTGGTACGCAGGATGGTTTTCGCTGGTCGCCGGACGGAACAAAGATTGCTTTTTGGAAACAAGATGCGCGCCAGACGCGGAATTTTTTGATGATTAACAATACCGATAGCACCTACGCCTTTACTATTCCGGTAGAATATCCGAAAGTGGGTTTTCCACCCTCTCCTACGCGTATTTGGGTGCACGATCTAACCAAAGACCGTGCGATACAGGTAGAAGATTTACTCACGACAAATGATGGCTACATCCCACGCATGGAATGGCTTACGGATGGAAAGGGATTGATTTTTCAGACCTTAAATCGTAAACAGAACGAAAGCAACATTATTACTTCTGATCTAATTTCGGGAAAAAGCAACATCATACACAGTGAGCGGGATGAAGCCTGGATTGATATTAAATCGCGCTGGAATGATGGCGACCCTGCGGGATGGGATTGGCTGAATGACGGAAAAACTTTCATTTGGGTATCAGAAAAAGGCGGGTGGCGCCAGATTTATACGATTGATTTAACCGGAAAAGAGCGATTGATTACTAAAGAGCCATTTGATGTTATTCAGATCGACTTTTTTGATTCTAAAACGCAAACGATTTACTATTCGGCATCGCCGACAAACGCGACGCAAAAATATCTCTACAAAGTCAGTTTGAAAGGCGGTAAATCCAGCCGCGTGACGCCAGGCAACATATCAGGAACGAACACTTACACGATCTCACCAAACGGTAAGATCGCGCTTTTCAACCATAGCAGCACCACATCCTGGGCGGCAAATGCTGTGGTATCGTTGCCAGATCACAAGGAGCTTGTTCCGGCACCGCAAAAAGCAAATGCATCTGCACAAGATAACAAAACGGAGTTTTTCCAGGTAACTACGGCAGATGGCGTGACATTGGACGGCTGGATGGTCAAACCGAAAAACTTTGATCCGGCAAAGAAATATCCTGTCGTATTTTACGTTTATGGCGAACCGGCATCGCAAACGGTGACAGACGCCTTCGGAACGGGGAAAAATCGTTTGTATATGGGTGATATGGCTGCCGATGGCTACGTGTATATTTCGTTGGAAAATAGAGGTGCACCGGCTCCAAAAGGCAGAACATGGCGCAAATCGATCTACAGAAATATTGGGATATTAAACATTCGCGATCAAGCCATGGGCGCGAAAGAAGTATTCAAATGGGGCTTTATCGATACGGCACGCGTGGCTGTTTGGGGATGGTCTGGTGGTGGTGCTTCTACGCTAAATCTTTTGGGGCAATATCCGGAGATTTACAAAACGGGCATCTCCATCGCCCCGGTAACCAATCAATTGTTGTATGATAATATCTATCAGGAGCGCTATATGGGACTTCCGCAAGAAAACGAAGCGGATTTCCTGAAAGGTTCGGCTATAAGCTACGCCAAAAATGTAAAAGGCAACCTGTTGTTAGTTCACGGGACAGGCGACGATAATGTGCATTACCAAAATGCGGAGGTCTATATTAATGAGTTAATCAAATATAATATTCCTTTTCAGATGATGTCTTATCCCAACAGAAGCCACTCCATTAGTGAAGGAGAAGGCACATCAAAACACCTTTCATTAATATACACGCGCTTTCTAAGAGAAAATTGTCCGCCGGGCGCGCAATAG
- the dnaE gene encoding DNA polymerase III subunit alpha yields the protein MYIIFDTETTGLPKRWDAPITDTDNWPRCIQLAWQLHDDMGRLIEHQDYLIKPDGFNIPYDSEKIHGISTELAEQEGVPLVDVLHKFNEALAKAKFVVGQNIGFDLNIMGCEFFRYEVSSPMADMAVLDTCTEVTAELLQLPGGRGGRYKLPNLTELHAYLFGVPFAEAHNATADVEATTRCFFELVRREVFTPAELQVDTGYFVEFKQHNPALIESVGLKHINLKAASAAIRKEQKTDTADIVVDEALLKAFEQAEFAHLHNHSQFSVLQSTISIPSLVDAAAKANMTAVAMTDHGNMMGAFHFVNRVLGHNKEVEAKNAEALEKGEEPSGRVIKPIVGCEFFVCENYKDKSRKDNGYQIVFLAKNKAGYHNLAKMASAAYTEGFYYVPRIDRSVVERYKGDLIVLSGNLHGEVPSKVLNIGETQAEEALLWWKEQFGADFYMEVMRHGQEDEDRVNETLIQLARKHDVKLVATNNTYYVNKADAHAHDILLCVKDGEKLATPKGRGRGFRFGLPNQEYYFKSTDEMKKVFANLPEAIVNVQEVLDKIDIYSLNRDVLLPKFDIPEQFQHAEDELDGGKRGENAFLRHLTYKGAESRYAEINDVVTERLDFELATIERTGYPGYFLIVQDFIAEARKMGVSVGPGRGSAAGSAVAYCLGITNLDPIQYDLLFERFLNPDRVSMPDIDVDFDDEGRGRVMQYVIDKYGASQVAQIITYGTMAAKSSIKDTARALDLPLQDANEIAKLIPNLKLSKIFTMDDKGLKEVLRSEEIEAVNRLKNLADGAGLEAETIKQARVLEGSMRNTGVHACGVIITPDDITNFVPVSLAKDSDLFVTQFDNSVVESAGLLKMDFLGLKTLTLIKDTVSNVKLRHGVELDPDKFPIDDVLTYELFQRGETIGVFQYESPGMQKYMKELKPTVFADLIAMNALYRPGPMEYIPSFIKRKHGIEPITYDLDACEEYLQETYGITVYQEQVMLLSQKLAGFSKGDADVLRKAMGKKQKAVLDKMKPKFVNQAAEKGHAPKTLEKIWTDWEAFASYAFNKSHSTCYAWVAYQTAYLKAHYPAEYMAAVLSNNMNDIKQVTFFMEECRRMGLLVLGPDVNESYYKFTVNDGGAIRFGIGAVKGVGAGAVDTIVKTREKGGRYKSVFDMAKRIDLRSANKKAFESLAYAGGFDSFTNTHRAQYFSTEGDNSTGLEKAIKYGNRVKDNESSAQASLFGGSAATELPEPMLAPCAAWGLIEKLKYEKDVIGIYLTSHPLDNYKFEIKHFCTNRVSDLQLINKVKASEVEEEVLLDFNRIKNKEVVLGGIIAMANHRVAKSGKPFGSFIIEDYSDSYEIMVFGEDYVKFKGYLQEGFFVQIRGLVQERFKQVGNWGFELKNIQLLSDLRDKMAKSFTIQLPLHLLDDKLVALVQNLIDSTKSEGAESNCQLKFKILDVQDELAIEMPAKAIKINLTNEFLDGLEKLEGINYRLN from the coding sequence ATGTATATAATTTTTGATACGGAAACGACGGGTTTGCCAAAACGTTGGGATGCGCCAATAACCGATACGGATAATTGGCCGCGTTGTATTCAGCTGGCTTGGCAACTCCATGATGATATGGGGCGGCTCATTGAGCATCAAGATTATTTAATCAAACCCGACGGCTTTAATATCCCGTACGATTCGGAAAAAATCCACGGTATTTCTACCGAGCTTGCGGAACAAGAGGGCGTGCCGCTGGTCGACGTACTGCATAAATTTAATGAGGCTCTAGCAAAAGCGAAGTTTGTTGTCGGGCAAAACATCGGGTTTGACCTCAATATTATGGGCTGTGAGTTTTTTCGGTACGAAGTTTCATCGCCTATGGCAGACATGGCGGTACTAGATACCTGTACCGAAGTGACGGCCGAACTTTTGCAGCTGCCAGGCGGTCGTGGCGGACGTTACAAGTTGCCAAACCTTACCGAGCTACACGCTTATTTGTTTGGTGTTCCGTTTGCCGAGGCACACAATGCAACGGCCGATGTGGAAGCCACCACGCGCTGTTTTTTTGAGTTGGTACGCCGCGAGGTCTTCACGCCAGCCGAACTGCAGGTAGACACGGGCTATTTCGTCGAGTTTAAGCAACATAATCCTGCGCTGATTGAATCAGTAGGCTTAAAGCATATTAACCTGAAGGCAGCGTCGGCAGCTATTCGTAAAGAACAAAAGACCGATACAGCAGATATTGTCGTCGACGAAGCACTTTTAAAAGCTTTCGAGCAGGCAGAATTTGCGCATTTACACAATCACTCGCAATTTTCTGTATTACAGTCTACCATATCCATCCCGTCTTTGGTTGATGCGGCTGCAAAAGCCAATATGACTGCTGTGGCGATGACCGACCATGGTAACATGATGGGCGCATTTCACTTCGTGAACAGAGTTTTGGGCCATAATAAAGAGGTGGAAGCAAAAAATGCGGAAGCGCTTGAAAAAGGCGAGGAGCCTAGCGGACGCGTTATCAAACCGATCGTGGGTTGCGAATTTTTTGTTTGTGAAAATTATAAAGATAAATCAAGAAAAGACAATGGATATCAAATTGTCTTTTTAGCGAAAAATAAGGCTGGCTACCACAACTTAGCTAAAATGGCTTCAGCGGCCTACACCGAAGGTTTCTATTACGTGCCGCGTATCGATCGATCCGTGGTTGAGCGTTACAAAGGCGATTTAATCGTGCTTTCCGGAAATTTGCATGGCGAAGTGCCTAGTAAAGTGCTTAATATCGGTGAAACGCAGGCAGAAGAAGCGTTGCTTTGGTGGAAAGAGCAGTTTGGTGCAGACTTTTACATGGAAGTGATGCGTCATGGTCAAGAAGACGAAGATCGTGTAAACGAAACGCTGATTCAACTCGCACGTAAGCACGATGTCAAACTGGTAGCAACCAATAATACGTATTATGTAAACAAAGCAGATGCCCACGCGCACGATATTTTACTCTGTGTTAAAGACGGTGAAAAGTTAGCCACGCCAAAAGGGCGCGGTCGCGGATTTCGATTTGGGTTACCTAACCAGGAATATTACTTCAAATCGACCGACGAAATGAAGAAAGTATTTGCGAATCTACCGGAGGCTATCGTTAATGTTCAGGAGGTTTTGGACAAAATCGATATCTATTCGTTGAATCGAGATGTCTTACTTCCAAAATTTGATATTCCTGAGCAATTTCAACATGCCGAAGATGAACTGGATGGTGGCAAGCGCGGGGAGAATGCCTTTTTACGGCATTTAACCTACAAAGGTGCAGAAAGCCGCTATGCGGAAATCAACGATGTAGTCACCGAGCGCCTCGATTTTGAATTGGCAACGATCGAGCGTACGGGGTATCCGGGGTATTTCCTTATTGTGCAAGATTTCATCGCAGAGGCGCGCAAAATGGGTGTTTCCGTGGGGCCGGGGCGTGGTTCGGCTGCGGGATCAGCCGTAGCATATTGTTTAGGTATCACCAACCTGGATCCTATACAATACGATTTGCTTTTTGAGCGTTTTCTTAATCCCGATCGGGTTTCCATGCCCGATATCGACGTGGATTTTGACGACGAGGGCCGCGGAAGAGTTATGCAATACGTGATCGATAAATACGGCGCATCGCAGGTAGCACAAATCATTACCTACGGTACGATGGCCGCTAAATCTTCGATAAAGGATACGGCAAGGGCGTTGGATTTGCCGTTGCAGGATGCCAATGAGATTGCGAAGTTAATTCCCAACCTCAAACTCAGCAAAATATTTACCATGGATGACAAAGGCCTGAAAGAGGTCTTACGCTCTGAAGAGATCGAAGCGGTAAACCGACTGAAAAACTTGGCCGATGGAGCCGGTTTAGAAGCCGAAACGATCAAACAGGCGCGTGTACTCGAAGGTTCCATGCGAAATACCGGTGTTCACGCTTGTGGTGTTATCATTACGCCAGACGATATTACCAATTTTGTACCGGTTTCACTAGCCAAAGATTCCGATCTTTTTGTCACGCAATTTGACAACTCCGTGGTGGAAAGTGCCGGATTGCTCAAAATGGACTTTTTAGGACTAAAAACCCTGACGCTGATCAAGGATACCGTGAGCAACGTTAAACTGCGTCATGGTGTTGAGCTTGATCCGGATAAGTTCCCGATTGACGATGTGCTGACTTACGAACTTTTCCAACGTGGAGAAACGATCGGTGTATTTCAATACGAGTCGCCCGGCATGCAGAAATACATGAAGGAACTAAAACCAACGGTATTTGCCGATTTGATTGCGATGAACGCGCTTTACAGACCTGGGCCAATGGAATACATTCCTTCGTTTATTAAACGGAAGCACGGCATCGAACCGATTACGTACGACTTGGATGCCTGTGAAGAATACTTGCAGGAAACCTATGGTATTACCGTTTACCAAGAGCAGGTTATGCTCTTGTCGCAAAAGTTGGCGGGCTTCTCCAAAGGTGATGCCGATGTTTTGCGGAAGGCGATGGGTAAAAAGCAAAAAGCGGTTTTGGATAAGATGAAACCAAAATTTGTGAATCAAGCGGCTGAAAAAGGACATGCACCGAAAACGCTTGAAAAAATTTGGACAGACTGGGAAGCTTTCGCTTCCTACGCGTTTAACAAATCGCACTCCACCTGTTATGCTTGGGTAGCTTACCAAACGGCTTATTTAAAAGCACATTATCCGGCAGAATATATGGCGGCCGTGCTCTCCAACAATATGAACGATATCAAGCAGGTGACCTTCTTTATGGAAGAGTGTCGGCGGATGGGTTTATTGGTTTTGGGACCGGATGTTAACGAATCGTATTATAAGTTTACCGTAAATGATGGCGGCGCTATTCGCTTTGGTATCGGCGCCGTAAAAGGTGTGGGCGCAGGCGCCGTGGATACGATTGTTAAGACACGTGAAAAAGGTGGCCGGTATAAGTCTGTTTTTGATATGGCTAAACGTATTGATTTACGATCGGCAAATAAGAAGGCCTTTGAAAGTTTAGCATATGCTGGTGGTTTTGATAGTTTTACCAATACGCACCGCGCACAATACTTTAGTACGGAGGGCGATAACTCGACGGGTTTAGAAAAGGCGATTAAATATGGAAATCGTGTAAAAGATAATGAGAGCTCCGCACAAGCCAGTTTGTTTGGCGGGTCTGCTGCTACTGAATTGCCTGAACCTATGCTGGCACCATGTGCAGCCTGGGGATTGATCGAAAAGCTAAAATACGAGAAAGATGTCATCGGCATTTACCTCACTAGCCACCCGCTCGACAACTACAAATTTGAAATCAAGCATTTTTGTACCAACCGGGTCAGCGATTTGCAGTTGATTAATAAAGTAAAAGCCAGCGAAGTGGAAGAAGAAGTTTTGCTGGATTTTAATCGGATAAAAAATAAGGAGGTCGTGTTAGGCGGTATTATCGCCATGGCAAACCATCGCGTAGCTAAATCCGGTAAGCCTTTTGGCTCGTTTATTATCGAAGATTATAGTGATTCCTATGAAATCATGGTGTTTGGCGAAGATTATGTGAAGTTTAAAGGCTATCTGCAAGAAGGCTTTTTTGTACAAATCAGAGGATTGGTGCAGGAACGCTTCAAGCAAGTGGGCAACTGGGGTTTCGAATTGAAGAATATTCAATTGTTATCTGATTTGCGAGATAAAATGGCTAAATCTTTTACTATACAACTGCCTCTACATCTATTAGATGATAAGCTCGTAGCGTTGGTGCAGAATCTTATTGATTCGACCAAAAGCGAGGGAGCGGAGTCTAACTGCCAGTTGAAGTTTAAGATACTGGATGTGCAAGACGAGCTGGCTATCGAGATGCCGGCAAAGGCGATAAAGATCAATTTAACCAACGAGTTTTTAGACGGATTGGAAAAACTGGAAGGGATAAATTATAGATTAAATTGA